The following DNA comes from Macrobrachium rosenbergii isolate ZJJX-2024 chromosome 37, ASM4041242v1, whole genome shotgun sequence.
aacaagTTAAGTATTAATGACCATGTCgagatattcctctctctctctctctctctctctctctctctctctctctctctctctctctctctctctctctctggaaaccaAACTCGAGGTCTCCTTATGAACAGGATAACAATACTGCTACTGAtgatgctgataataataatgggaataataATTACGAAGGACCTGCTTtgaatgatagtaataatgacaGTTACTACCCCAATACGATTCTCCTTGTATATTAATaatctacttaatttttttatctttttattaatttgttaatttatttttctttgtgttaataggttatctcttctttctgtatttctcattaccgtCTGTTATTCCTTTtcaatggacaccatattctttggaagcttgaatttctggtCAATGGCCCCTACgtacttgttccatatgaatagggttcatctactaaataataataataataataataacagacatagtgaaaatattaattaattaaaaattataacaaacacaatagaaacaagataaaaacaatGATGAGAAGATAAACAAGAAggggacagaataaaaaaaaaagaatactaagTGCCTCAAAGCAAGCatataatattatcatttagCAGGTGCGGTCACACCTGATCGCCTAATATAGCAACGCCTTCAGTATTGTTCACTGAGCGGACGACAGACACAATGAACAAGAAGAACTTGAAGGACAGGAATTTCTCcttcgtcagtgcacctcatgcggtgcactgtaggcattacttaaggttctttgcagcgtgccttcggcgcctagctgcaacccctttcgtttccttttaatgtacctcctttcattttctttttcttccctcttactttccttaaccctttcctaacaactgctttgaggttttcctcccgttacgcctttcagaccttttactgtcagtttccgtttcagcgctgaatgtcctcattggtcccagtgcttggcctttggcctaaattctacattcaatttaattcaattcttGAGGGACCAGATCTCAGTAACACTGCTTTAGCGTTCTCTTGAGAGAACTCTAAAGCAGTgatttagctttctgtaaaaaggaaactattgtgccggctttgtctgtccgtccgcactttttctgtccgtcctcagatcttaaaatctaatgaagctagaaggctgtaaattggtttgttgatcatccatcctccaatcatcaaagataccaaattgaaaccctctaacctcagtactttttattttatttaaggttaaagttagccataatcgtgcttctagcaacgatataggatatgccaccaccgggccgtggttaaatcttcatgggccgctgctcatacagcattataccgagaccaccaaaagatagatctatttccggtggccttgattatacgctgtacaggaaacccTATTGctttcggcgcaatttttactttttcatattcaaaatggATGCACAATGTACAGAGAAAGTCCTTCTCTTACAACCTTTTTGTCACTCCCTCTGCGGGCATTACAGGGCAacattgtgacccactgccgcCCCCAGCAGATTCCCAAGGCCTGTTGCAATGTTCAGTAACCGTCAACTGCTACAGCTAAGACAGTTATAAGAAACGGGCTTTCTCTCTATATTCTGCAcccattttgaatatataaatcgTATCAAATGCCTTTTTTCCTTGTAGAGGTGACCCCAGAAGGGTACAACCTCCAGGATTCTCATAAAGTCTTcagggatgaagttgccagccaCACCCCCTTGGTTTTCACCTCCAGGGGACACTGTAAGGTTAGAAAAGAATCGGTTTTAAATGCAGCATTCCGCTTTATTCTCCGAGTTTTTACGTttccagagaaaaataaagaaacaaagagaaaagtaTGCCCTTAGATGGAGAAGAATGCCCTAAGATAAGTCACCACAAATGACCTCACTCACGCCAAAAGCCTAAATTTACAAATCAGAGAGTATCTGACCCTCAAGCAGAActagaaattttgttttgtgtatttacagCTAAACAATTCAGCTTATTTATACAGATTCTTCATCGCGTTTGCTTTCGTGTCCTTTAGATCATTGTCGTCTTGGATGAGTCGGTTActccttcttttcctctgctGGTGGAGCAGCCACAGAGATCAGGGGATACCCGAATCCTGGGTAAAATGGGTGAGCGTAGGGGGCGGCGGCCACCTGTGGGGCCAGGAGATTGTATTGCACGGGCTTGACCTCGACGGTGGGCTGCACATACTTGAAGCCTGGCACGGTGAAGGTGTGCTCCTTCGTCGTGAGGGCGATCTTCTTCGTGTCAGCTGGCGTGGCAGCGTCGACGGGCTCGAACTGCTTGGTCTCGATGGTGGCCTTTGTCTCAGTGGGCACGGCGTGCAGGTAAGGCAGAGGGAAGCGGGCGACGTCGCGGCGACGGCGAGCTGACTCGACTGGCTTCTCGGCTGCTACTTCTCCTTCGGCGGCAGCAGGTTCCGCAACGGGTTCCTCGGCTCCTTCCTTAGCGGTGAATTCTTCCGCTGCCTTTTCTCCTTCAGCGGGAGCGGCTTCGGGTGCTGGTGGGGCTGGGGCTTCTTCCGCTGGCTTCTCGGCGGCGAGAGTTGGCGCGGGGGCAGCTGGGACTTCGACGGGAGCTGGTGGGATCAGGTTTCCCTTCCTGGCCTCTTCGAAGATCGCCAAGAATTCCTCCCTCGCCCGAGCGACATCCTCGGAGTACTCGGGAACGTAGTCGGCTGCTGGTCCCTCTGGGAGGACGTTGGATCCCAGGACGCGGTAGCCGTTGGGGCCGGCCTCGAAGTAGGTGACTGCAGGCTCGCCGTTGGAGTCGATGAAGGAGTACTGGCCGATCACCCTCCCGTCAGCGAGGCGGACTTCGTGTCTGGTCTGGTCGAGAGCCTGGTGACCGAAGGTGGTCTGGCCAAAGGCGTCGACTCCCTGGTACTTGATGGCCAATGGGTACGGGGCTGCGATGTATGGGACTGCAATCTGGCCGTTACAGCACAGAGCGAGGGCTAATACCACCTGCAAAAGGAATTTTGAGTTTTCAATCATTAGAAATTAGTAAGCACAAGAGAATTAAGAACAATTttgattagttttatatttattaaaacacgcTAACTAGGTAATAATATATGGTTCCAAAAGTGCTAATCCCACCTAGACCAAAATTGAGATTCCAGTCATCAGGAAAAAGTAAACACAAGAAAAGTTGGGAacaattttcattagtttttattttttataaaaaaccaCCTGAAAAATTGGCGAGTTTTCAgtcttaagaaaaatataagcacGAGAAAAGTTGAgaacaattttgttcatttttcattttttattataacaagCTAACTTGGTAACAATATATGGTTCCACGAGGGGAACTGCAGATAGTTTCACAGTGGGATCCATCATAATTCTAACAATATGCTGTAAGGTACGGAGCTGAATAAACCTAGGTGTCGTTATAAACCAGCTGGGAAAAAATTATGAGATTCCAGTCACTGGAAAAAGTAAACACATAAAAttcaaacacttttaaattttttattagtctATGAAGACAGACAAACGGCtaggtaactatatatatatgtgtggctcCACAAAGGGAATTACAGCTCGTTTCACGATGGGATTCATCATAATTctcatatatgtaatatgtaggAGCTGAGGAAAACTAGGTTTATTACAAAACCGAATATTGCAACCGCAGCTTTCAAGAATCTGCACTAAGAACAGTAGctcttatatataaaacttttgataGCCATGTGACTAtcaaagtaaaaaagtaaatttcacaataaaacccatcaatgtgtaaataaattgaccgacaggaaaaatataacacatgAAGATGAAGTGTGAGAGGGTTTTTTCAAGTGCTGTCTTGTCAGTAAAGTTTACTCTAAGAATCGAAaacctttgaaaaattatttcagtttctgaTGAACGGAATAGACAAAAAAAAGATGGAAGTCTAAATTTCTTAAGCATATACCCTCATGCAAAGACTATGAGTTTTAATTTACGGCTTTATTTAAAAAGAGGATGAATATTTCaacactttctttaaagaaattaaatctttttaacatttttccaatTTTGCAATCTTTCATGATCACGTCCAcgtttaaaaactattttctatCATACTTTTAATGTTTGTTGAGCGGACGAGAAGTATATGCATTGACACATATGCACCCACGTATCACATGTGTATAGTATACGTAAATATGTGAACAAATATGTGTGAAAATGTGTGAAAGCTCCAATGCGCAAAAAGAGATTCGATTTCAGGAGCAAACTCAgtgcataaaacacaaaaaaagaaagacaaaaaaaaattcgcgGAGAATTTACTCACCAACGACCTCATGATGCTTCGCAAGAGTAAGGAACAACCTGCTGCGAGGGGCACAGCCGattcctccatatatatatatgaagatgccCCCCTATCAATGCCCAGTGCCCAGCCTTCAAGGACGCCAGCCGCTCTCCAGCGGCCACGCC
Coding sequences within:
- the LOC136825411 gene encoding fibrous sheath CABYR-binding protein-like, translating into MEESAVPLAAGCSLLLRSIMRSLVVLALALCCNGQIAVPYIAAPYPLAIKYQGVDAFGQTTFGHQALDQTRHEVRLADGRVIGQYSFIDSNGEPAVTYFEAGPNGYRVLGSNVLPEGPAADYVPEYSEDVARAREEFLAIFEEARKGNLIPPAPVEVPAAPAPTLAAEKPAEEAPAPPAPEAAPAEGEKAAEEFTAKEGAEEPVAEPAAAEGEVAAEKPVESARRRRDVARFPLPYLHAVPTETKATIETKQFEPVDAATPADTKKIALTTKEHTFTVPGFKYVQPTVEVKPVQYNLLAPQVAAAPYAHPFYPGFGYPLISVAAPPAEEKKE